In Cyprinus carpio isolate SPL01 chromosome B7, ASM1834038v1, whole genome shotgun sequence, a genomic segment contains:
- the LOC109098776 gene encoding intelectin-like produces MNVFLMKIFLSLSLSLWFCDAKSMGAMYVIQEAEAPCINISDTNSNHELEKLLDRIKYVARSCKEIRDKYHVYDDGLYYLISSRGVLYQTFCDMTTAGGGWTLVASVHENNMYGKCTVGDRWSSQQGSNPNRPDGDGTWANRVTFGAAEAATSDDYKNPGYFDIVAQDVSVWHVPNNVQLEHWTTASILRYHTENLFLTLHGGNLFNLFKKFPVRFGIGTCNIDNGPAIPIVYDTGNTITTVNLYGPNPREIFQPGFITFRVFNTEKAAMALCSGVKPTGCHTEHFCIGGGGHFPEAAPRQCGDFTSFDWDGYGTNTGWSASREITEAAVLLFYR; encoded by the exons ATG AATGTCTTTCTTATGAAAATATTTCTCAGTCTCTCACTGAGTTTATGGTTCTGTGATGCTAAATCAA TGGGAGCTATGTATGTAATACAAGAGGCAGAAGCACCATGTATTAACATCAGTGATACCAACAGCAACCATGAGCTTGAAAAACTTCTGGACAGAATTAAATATGTTGCTCGAAGCTGCAAAGAAATCCGTGACAAGTATCATGTTTATGATG ACGGCCTGTACTATCTGATCTCATCAAGAGGGGTCCTTTACCAGACGTTCTGTGATATGACCACTGCTGGCGGCGGCTGGACGCTGGTGGCCAGTGTTCATGAGAACAACATGTATGGAAAGTGCACTGTTGGTGATCGCTGGTCTAGTCAGCAGGGCAGCAACCCAAACCGGCCTGATGGTGACGGGACATGGGCAAACAGAGTCACATTTGGAGCTGCGGAAGCTGCTACAAGTGATGATTATAag AATCCTGGATACTTTGACATCGTGGCACAGGATGTGTCTGTGTGGCATGTTCCTAATAATGTTCAGTTGGAACACTGGACCACTGCCTCCATCCTGAGATACCACACTGAAAATCTATTCTTAACCCTACATGGAGGAAACCTTTTCAATTTATTCAAG AAATTCCCTGTGAGGTTTGGAATCGGGACATGCAACATTGATAATGGACCTGCTATTCCAATAGTGTATGATACTGGAAATACGATAACAACCGTAAATCTGTATGGTCCTAATCCAAGAG aaatatttCAGCCCGGATTCATCACATTCAGAGTCTTCAATACTGAAAAGGCAGCTATGGCTCTTTGTTCAGGCGTTAAACCAACTGGTTGTCACACCGAAcat TTCTGTATTGGTGGAGGTGGACACTTTCCTGAGGCAGCTCCTAGACAGTGTGGGGACTTTACGAGCTTCGACTGGGATGGCTATGGTACTAATACAGGATGGAGTGCTTCCAGAGAGATAACTGAAGCAGCTGTACTTCTCTTTTATCGCTGA
- the LOC109098786 gene encoding intelectin-like: MDETNINPEVAKLLGRIKYVARSCKEIQEKYHVNDDGLYYLISSRGVLYQTFCDMTTAGGGWTLVASVHENNMYGKCTVGDRWSSQQGGNPYRPDGDGTWANRVTFGAAEAATSDDYKNPGYFDIVAQDVAVWHVPNNSELEHWTTASILRYHTENHFLTLHGGNLFNLFKKFPVRFGIGTCIVDNGPAIPIVYDTGNAISTKYLYGPNPRGIFEPGFITFRVLNTEKAAMAICSGVKPTGCHTEHFCIGGGGHFPEGVPRQCGDFTSFDWDGYGTNTGWSASREITEAAVLLFYR, translated from the exons ATGGATGAAACCAACATCAACCCTGAGGTTGCAAAACTTCTGGGCAGAATTAAATATGTTGCTCGAAGCTGCAAAGAAATTCAAGAGAAGTATCATGTTAATGATG ACGGCCTGTACTATCTGATCTCATCAAGAGGGGTCCTTTACCAGACGTTCTGTGATATGACCACTGCTGGCGGCGGCTGGACGCTGGTGGCCAGTGTTCATGAAAACAACATGTATGGAAAGTGCACTGTTGGTGATCGCTGGTCTAGTCAGCAGGGCGGCAACCCATACCGGCCTGATGGTGACGGGACATGGGCAAACAGAGTCACATTTGGAGCTGCGGAAGCTGCTACAAGTGATGATTATAag aatCCTGGATATTTTGACATCGTGGCACAGGATGTGGCTGTGTGGCATGTTCCTAATAATAGTGAGCTGGAACACTGGACCACTGCCTCCATCCTGAGATACCACACTGAAAATCACTTCTTAACCCTACACGGAGGAAACCTTTTCAATTTATTCAAG AAATTCCCTGTGAGGTTTGGAATTGGGACATGCATCGTTGATAATGGACCTGCGATTCCAATAGTGTATGATACTGGAAATGCCATATCAACCAAATATCTGTATGGTCCTAATCCAAGAG gaATATTTGAGCCAGGATTCATCACATTCAGAGTCTTAAATACTGAAAAGGCAGCTATGGCTATTTGTTCAGGTGTTAAACCAACTGGTTGTCACACCGAACAT TTCTGTATTGGTGGAGGTGGACACTTTCCAGAAGGCGTCCCTAGACAGTGTGGGGACTTTACGAGCTTCGACTGGGATGGCTATGGTACTAATACAGGATGGAGTGCTTCCAGAGAGATAACTGAAGCAGCTGTACTTCTCTTTTATCGCTGA